A section of the Aricia agestis chromosome 4, ilAriAges1.1, whole genome shotgun sequence genome encodes:
- the LOC121726198 gene encoding glutamic acid-rich protein-like: protein MKRILCATIFLFNFSIFQSLHATKYKNRAHEMRDQLFDALEDGIRPRRQLFKSPTGKSNWRRADKHSSSIEKMKYQDEFRELHEQKKKEAFQAGSVETDEVNMVAARPAGVPCGDPDQHDMPWGNCMRPEKCPPEYRIYRGDYACGYTTYVCCALQLTGDDTIVPLDASFGSDFEEDEKKKVAKKKKHSSSKKSRKLQDRRRREEERKKRKKRMERIIKRITRRIKKAFKGDSKVRKRKTREFKKFLKRLKRKYDESRLLVRDRHREVLNKTDREREERLKEIYKKNKEFIRDVTNWRPEVRVSAEASEDVTETPDDREVNAEDDKEVNAEDDREVNAEDDREVRAEGNDEVNTEPSRRRTLPRHDAHGYLNRDVGGILFL, encoded by the exons atgaagcgAATTTTATGTGCcacgatatttttatttaattttagtattttccAGTCTTTACATGCTACGAAATATAAAAACAGGGCCCATGAAATGCGTGACCAGCTATTTGATGCGTTGGAAGATGGTATCCGGCCTAGGCGACAG TTGTTTAAATCTCCCACCGGTAAATCGAATTGGCGACGCGCCGATAAACACTCTAGCAGTATAGAGAAGATGAAATACCAGGACGAATTCAGAGAACTTCACGAGCAGAAGAAGAAAGAGGCATTTCAAGCCGGGTCTGTGGAAACGGATGAGGTCAACATGGTGGCTGCCA GGCCAGCAGGAGTGCCGTGCGGCGACCCCGACCAGCACGACATGCCGTGGGGGAACTGCATGCGGCCGGAGAAATGCCCGCCAGAGTACCGCATCTACCGCGGCGACTACGCCTGCGGCTACACCACCTACGTCTGCTGCGCGCTGCAGCTCACTGGCGACGACACCATCGTGCCTCTCGACGCCTCCTTCGGCTCCGACTTCGAGGAAGACGAGAAGAAAAAGGTCGCGAAGAAGAAGAAGCACTCCAGCAGCAAGAAGTCCCGCAAGCTCCAGGACCGAAGACGCCGCGAGGAGGAGAGGAAGAAAAGGAAGAAAAGGATGGAGAGAATAATAAAGCGCATCACCCGAAGGATAAAGAAAGCTTTCAAGGGCGACTCGAAGGTGAGAAAGAGGAAGACTCGCGAGTTCAAGAAGTTCCTTAAAAGATTAAAACGCAAGTACGATGAGAGCAGGTTGCTAGTCAGGGACAGGCACAGGGAGGTGCTCAATAAAACGGACAGAGAGCGCGAGGAGCGCTTGAAGGAAATCTACAAGAAGAATAAAGAGTTTATCCGGGATGTGACGAATTGGAGACCCGAGGTTAGGGTGTCTGCGGAGGCGTCCGAAGACGTCACCGAAACGCCGGACGACAGGGAGGTGAATGCTGAAGACGACAAGGAGGTGAATGCTGAAGACGACAGGGAGGTGAATGCTGAAGATGATAGAGAGGTTCGTGCTGAGGGCAATGATGAAGTCAATACAGAGCCGTCCCGCAGGAGGACACTTCCTAGACACGATGCCCATGGATACTTAAATCGCGATGTTGGTGGCATACTGTTTCTTTAA